One segment of Micromonospora parathelypteridis DNA contains the following:
- a CDS encoding VOC family protein — MSLRGFATLNIWADDVAAATAWYADFLGIEAYFMRPGPDGRPAYTEFRIGDYQAELGIIDRRFAPPGATTGPGGVVMHWYVDDLDATVERLLALGATEYQPITPHGDEGFITAAVVDPFGNVLGVMKNPHYLDVLASLKAT; from the coding sequence ATGAGCCTGCGAGGATTTGCCACACTCAACATCTGGGCTGACGACGTGGCGGCAGCCACCGCCTGGTATGCGGACTTCCTCGGCATCGAGGCGTACTTCATGCGCCCGGGGCCCGACGGACGCCCTGCCTACACCGAGTTCCGCATCGGCGACTACCAGGCAGAGTTGGGCATCATCGACCGTAGGTTCGCACCGCCCGGCGCCACGACGGGGCCGGGCGGCGTGGTGATGCACTGGTACGTCGACGACCTCGACGCCACCGTCGAACGGTTGTTGGCGTTGGGTGCCACGGAGTACCAGCCGATCACTCCGCACGGGGACGAGGGGTTCATCACCGCGGCGGTCGTCGACCCGTTCGGCAACGTGCTGGGTGTCATGAAGAACCCGCATTACCTCGACGTCCTCGCGTCGCTCAAGGCGACCTGA